The genome window TGTTCGCCGCGCAGCCTTCTTTTAGCCGCGTGACGTGGGCGTTGATCGTTTGGCGATAACCTTCGGCCAGCACATCGGGCAGCACGTGCAATTGCTCTTCGGTTTCGGCGTCTTCCAGCAAGACCGGGTCGGTGAAATCAAAATCCAGTTCGTTCTTGTCGAGGATTTGGAAAACGATTACGTCGTTACCCTTGAACCGCAGATGCTGCAAGGCGCTGATGACGGCTTCGGCGTCGTCGTATAGGTCAGACAGCACAACGATGATGCCGCGCCGGGTGATGCGTTCGGCGACTTCGTGCAACACGCCCGCCAGCTTGGTTTCGTTGCCCGGTTCGAGTTGCTCCATCCGCCCGAAGATCGTCCGCATGTGACCGGTGCGGGCGTGCGCGGGCACGTGTGTGCGCACGGTTTCATCAAAGGCAATCAGCCCGACCGCGTCTTGCTGCCGGTTGATCAGATAAGCCAGCGACGAACCCAGGAATTGCGCGTATTGCAGCTTGCTGACCGGCCCGGTTGCATACCGCATCGAAGCCGACGCATCCATGATGATGTGGCATTGCGAATTCGTGTCAGCGCGGTACTTTTTGATGTAGTAACGGTCGGTACGCCCCAATAGCTTCCAATCCAGATAGCGCAAATCATCGCCGGGCAAGTATTGGCGATACTCGGCGAATTCGGTCGAAAAGCCGGTGAAGGGCGAACGATGCAGGCCGGAGATAAAGCCCTCGACGACGGTGCGCGCCAGCAATTCCAGCGAATTGATGCTGGCCAAGACCTCCGGTGTTAGAAATCTGGGGCCGGAGGTCGCGAAAGAAGCCGGTTGCTGCGCGACAGCCTGGGGCGTCTTGCCACTTAGTACGCTCTCCTTATTTCGTTTCCACCACATAGCGTTAGCCTACAGACCAGATTTCGGTTCTGGCACATGTTCGATTAGCTTTTTGATGACGGCGTCGGAATCAATCTTCTCCGACTCCGCCTGAAAGTTCGTCAGCAAGCGATGCCGCAACACCGGCCCCGCAATCGCCCGCACGTCTTCGCATGACACGTTGTAACGCCCGTTCAGGATCGCGCGCGCCTTGCTCGCCAGGATCAGGAACTGCGACGCGCGCGGCCCGCCACCCCAGGTCAGCCAGCGATTGATGAAATCGGGCGCTTTGGGCGTGTTGGGGCGGCTGTGCGTGACCAGGTTGACGGCGTAGCGCGTGACGTGGTCAGCCGCCGGGATTTTGCGTACCAGCCGTTGAAAGGCCAGGATTTCGTCCGCACTCATCAGCCGCTCAAAGCGCACGTCCTGCGGCGACGTGGTCAGCTTGACGACCGCGACTTCGTCTTCTTCGGTCAGATAGCCGATGCGCACATTGAACATAAAACGGTCGAGTTGCGCTTCGGGCAACGGGTACGTGCCTTCCATCTCGATAGGGTTTTGCGTGGCGAGCACAAAAAACGGCTTGGGCAGTTCGTAGGTCGTACCTTGCACTGTAACGCTGCCTTCTTGCATGGCTTCCAAGAGCGCGGCCTGCGTCTTGGGCGGCGTGCGGTTGATTTCGTCGGCCAGGATGATGTTTGCGAAGACCGGGCCGCGAATAAATTGCATGGTGCGATGGCCGGTCGCGCGGTTCTCTTCGATGATCTCGGTGCCGGTGATGTCGGCGGGCATCAGGTCGGGTGTGAATTGGATGCGCTTAAACGAAAGATCAAGCACATTCGCCAGCGTGCGGATCAGCAGTGTTTTTGCCAAACCCGGCACGCCGGTGATGATCGTGTGTCCGCCGACGAAGAGCGACATCAGCACCTGTTCGATAACTTCATCCTGTCCGATGATCGCCTTGCGGACTTCATTCATGATGCGGTCGCGGGCGTGGGACAGTTTGTTCAATAACTCCTCGTCGCGGATCGCCTGTGTGTCAACAGCCATTCAGTTGTGGGTTCCTTTCGTCTCGAATGTATTGATGCAGTACCGGGAGCGGTAGCGACTGGGTACTGCCAGTGTCGAACATTGCGCAGAACCCGGTCGCTACCGCTCCCGGTACTGCACCGTGCATCTCAATGCGTCAGCGCATACACGATGTAATTCACGCCGAATTTATAGGCTTCGTTGGTTTCTTCGATGGGGCGGAAGGGGTTGTCCGAAAACTGCCAGAAGTCGCTCACATCGTAGTTGTAATCAATGACCATCATCAACCGCCCGGTCTCGTCTTCCAAGCCCCAAAATTCGGGGTTCAAGGTTTCGCGCGAGCCGTAACCACCGCCATAAATCGGCGCGACTTCCAGCGTCTTAATTGAGAAGAAGCAATTAAAGACCGGATGCGACAGGTCGAGCTTTTTCAACTCATATTCGGGAAACGCGCGTTTGACCTGCGCTTGTAAATTGGCGAACTGGCCCGGGCTGCGAAAGTCGTCCACCATGACAAAACCGCCGCGCAGCAGATATTCGCGTAACCCGGCAATTTCTTTGTCGCCTAAATTCATGAATCCGACTTCGCAAAGATAGACAAACGGATACTTGAACAACTGCGGATCGTCGAAGGAAAAGATCGGCTCGTTGGTATCCAGTGTGCAATCGGTCTTGGAGGTCTCAGCGATGATTTTCATCAGGTGCCGCCCCGCCGCTGGGTAATCATGCGACCAGGGCGGGCCGCCATCACCAAGTTGCAGGTTATAACCATACATAGATGCGTACTGGCTGGTGTCGAAACGGACGCGCGCAAAGGTGAAACGCCCGGACAAATCCTTTTGCAGCTTCGGCAGGTTGTTCTCAAATTCGGGCGGAGCGTCTACCCCTTGTTTGTTGTGACGCCCGCCGCCGCCGCCGCGTTGCGGGCGTTGGGCGAGCGCCAATCCCGCCACCAGACATAGGCTGAAAACGAGCCAGAGCACTTTGCGATGATTCAATGACAGCTTCGTCATACGACTTCCTCTTTCGCCAGCCTTAAGGATTACCGACCAGCTTCAACAACAAATCCTGCGCCTTATCAAATCCGGGGGCGAGTTCCAACGACTTTAGCACCGTCCGGCGCGCCTCTTTAACTTTACCCGCCGCCAAAAAGCCACGCGCCAGATTGAATTGCGCCTCGGCGATATTGGGCGGATTGGCCGCCAGCGCGACCTGGAATTCGCGAATGGCCGCGTCGTTTTGATTTGCTTCGAGTTGTAGATTGCCCGCCGCCGTATGTTCGGCGTGATCGAAGGGGTTGACGAAAAAGGCCAGTTTCAACAACTCCAACGCGCGCGCTTTGTCGCCTTGCTCCAGTTTCAGCTTGGACAGCTTCTGCAAGGCATCGTAGTTGTTTTCATCCACTTTGACCAACGCCTCGAGCATTTCGACAGTCGCGGCTTTGTCGCCGCGCGTTTCATAAATTCCCGCCAGCAATTCATAGGCATTGCCAGCGCCCGACTGGTAAGGGAATAGCTCAATGCAACGCTTCAAATGTGGAATGGCTTTGTCCGGCGCTTTGTCCTGCACGTAAAGCATCCCGGCGCGCAGGTTCAAGGTGAAATCATCCGGCTGGGCGGCAGCTTGCGTGTAAATGTCTTCCTTCTTCATCTCCGCCAGCGCCTTGTTTTTCCAACCTGATTCGAGCGCTTTGACGTATTTGCCCGCCTTGCTTTCGATATACGCCGCAAAAGCTTTGTCGAAATCCTCTTCGCTTAGTTTCAACGTCTCGCGCAGAATTTCAGGCGTGCGGTGTTTTTCTTTGTAGCCGCGCAGCATCGCCAGGATTGTATCGAAGCCATATTTGTCGTTGATGAACTGGCAAATCTGAGAGGCTTCAAAATACGCCAGC of Acidobacteriota bacterium contains these proteins:
- a CDS encoding DUF58 domain-containing protein, which encodes MWWKRNKESVLSGKTPQAVAQQPASFATSGPRFLTPEVLASINSLELLARTVVEGFISGLHRSPFTGFSTEFAEYRQYLPGDDLRYLDWKLLGRTDRYYIKKYRADTNSQCHIIMDASASMRYATGPVSKLQYAQFLGSSLAYLINRQQDAVGLIAFDETVRTHVPAHARTGHMRTIFGRMEQLEPGNETKLAGVLHEVAERITRRGIIVVLSDLYDDAEAVISALQHLRFKGNDVIVFQILDKNELDFDFTDPVLLEDAETEEQLHVLPDVLAEGYRQTINAHVTRLKEGCAANKIDYELLTTDKPLDFALFSFLAKRARM
- a CDS encoding AAA family ATPase yields the protein MAVDTQAIRDEELLNKLSHARDRIMNEVRKAIIGQDEVIEQVLMSLFVGGHTIITGVPGLAKTLLIRTLANVLDLSFKRIQFTPDLMPADITGTEIIEENRATGHRTMQFIRGPVFANIILADEINRTPPKTQAALLEAMQEGSVTVQGTTYELPKPFFVLATQNPIEMEGTYPLPEAQLDRFMFNVRIGYLTEEDEVAVVKLTTSPQDVRFERLMSADEILAFQRLVRKIPAADHVTRYAVNLVTHSRPNTPKAPDFINRWLTWGGGPRASQFLILASKARAILNGRYNVSCEDVRAIAGPVLRHRLLTNFQAESEKIDSDAVIKKLIEHVPEPKSGL
- a CDS encoding DUF4159 domain-containing protein; this encodes MTKLSLNHRKVLWLVFSLCLVAGLALAQRPQRGGGGGRHNKQGVDAPPEFENNLPKLQKDLSGRFTFARVRFDTSQYASMYGYNLQLGDGGPPWSHDYPAAGRHLMKIIAETSKTDCTLDTNEPIFSFDDPQLFKYPFVYLCEVGFMNLGDKEIAGLREYLLRGGFVMVDDFRSPGQFANLQAQVKRAFPEYELKKLDLSHPVFNCFFSIKTLEVAPIYGGGYGSRETLNPEFWGLEDETGRLMMVIDYNYDVSDFWQFSDNPFRPIEETNEAYKFGVNYIVYALTH